The genomic interval AAGGCGCCGAAGATCAAGCCGAGAACCGAGTAGGTGGTGATACGCCCGGCGTGCGCAAGCGCCCAGGCGACTTTATTTTGAAATACGGGCTGGCGGTCGAATAGAATCACAACAGCGCTGCACATCCCCACACAGTGACCCAGACTGCCTAACAAGCCCAACAGCAACGAAGCCAACATTGTTTACCGCAAATGTACAAATATACACGAGAAAACTTCGGAGGTCTTGCGACCTCCGAAGTTTTTTGATTCAAACTATCGGATGAACCACGTGCGCCCGAGGAGCCACCAATTTGTCAGATAGTAGACCGCAAACCAAACGAGGAAGGCAATGACCAATACAAAAGAGCCTTTCGGTTGATTTTGCTTGCTTTCCATATCGTGTTCGGTCAACTTCGTGGATTCAAGCACGGGGTTGTTGTCGCCGGAAACGAGGAGCAGTTTGCTCGCTTCGAGGCGCGGGCCGGTGAGGATGGAGGTCAGCACGATGGCGACGTACATGATGCCGCCGATGACCGCAATGATCGCGCCGATGCCGAAGATGGCAAGCGATAACTCAATGGTGCCGGGGACGACGCCAGCGAAGGTGATGTCCCAGTTGCGGCGCGAAACGCCTTGCAAGCCGCTGACGATCATGCCAAGGGAGACGAGGAGCATGCCAAAGCCAAACACATAGGGTTGCCAGACCGCCCACTTCTTGAGTTTCAGTTCCTTGCGGAAGATGAGCGGGATCACATAGTAGGTGAAGCCCATGAAGGCGGTTGTCGTTCCAGATACCACTGTGGCGTGGAAGTGACCCGGCAAGCGCATGGTGTTGTGAACCAGCAGGTTGATTTGCTCGGTGCCGATCACCACGCCGGTCACTCCGCCGATCCAGCCGAACATGACCATGGAAACGACCAGGGCGGCGAAGCCCGGTTCGCCCCACGGGGCGTTACGGAGCCAGCCAAACAAGCCTTTTCTGAAACCTTTGGCGCGCAACGCAACTTCCAACGCGGCGGGGATGGAGAACGCGTGCATCATCGAACCAAGCACGGCGAGGTACATAGCGTAGGAGGTGTTGACCGCCTTCCACGAGAACGACAGACCCGGGTCCACCAGCAAGTGGTGAGCCGAACCTAAGTTAATGAAGAACAGGTACAACACGAACGCAAGACGCGAGAACTTTTCGTTCACCGGGCGAATGCCAACGGTGATCTGAGCAAGCGAATACCAGATCGAGATCATCGCCGCGAGGTTCACTTGTTGAGCAGGATGCCCGAAACCCCAGAAGAAGTTGCGGTAGATACCCGGATCAAAACTAGGAAGCACGCCCAACGACCAGAGGAACGCCGGCACAACCGCCGCCGCGCCTTGAAGCAGGGTGTAGGTCGCCAGAATGGCGGCGGTCATGAAACCAAAAGCCACAAGCGGCAACGAACCTTCAAAACGCTTTTCGCGTTTGGCGACCACAATGTTGATGAAGAAGGTGATCACCGCGATCAACGCCCCGACCGCGAACAGAATATAACTCAAGTAGAACAAGGGACTGGCTTTGAGCGGCAGGTAGGCTGTATATGCCACGGTGTTCTTCGCGTCGAACAACACGACGAAATTCGCCATCAGCCCGCCGACGGTCATGAGGATGAAACCGAGCCAGGCGGCTTTGGGCGCGGCGTGCCGCGCATTGAGTAACACGGTCGAACCGAAGTGCAAGCCTGCCATCTCGAAAAAGACCATCCAGGCAATGAGCATGTCGATGCCGTGGAGGGTTAGCAAGCGATAGAACCAGGTAGCATCCAGCAGGTGGATCGCCTGCCAGCGCGTGAGCGCGATCAACAGCGCGGCGATCCCGCCGAGGGTCAAGGTGACGACCGCCATCACCGCGTTGGCGATGATCAGGCGTTCGGCGTGCATATCCACTTTTAGGGTGAGGACCGGGCAGGTGCGATAGTCGTCCTTCGAGTCCTTCGCCCAAGGGAATGTAGGCGCAAGAGTTGCCATTGCATCTTCTCCTATTTCACGATGATCTTGCCCACCATGGTGTGGTGACCAAGATAACAATATTCATTACAAACGATGGTGAACTCGCCGGAAGAGGTTGGCGTGATCGTCGCAACGTAATCATAACCCGGCAGAACTTCCAGGTTGATATTCACGGGCTGCAGAGAAAAGCCGTGCGCGTAATCCATGGAGGAAATATGCAGGCGATATTCTTTGCCTTTTTCCAATTGCAGGATGGGATACCACTGCCAGGCGCTGGCGCGAATGTACACGTCGCTGCCGGGCGGCGGCGCCACCACCGGAACGCTGTTCTCCTCCCCCACTTGATACTGGGCTACAAATTCATTCACCGTTGCGGCATACTGTTGCGGCGTAGTGCGGTACGTCTCCGCGGGCACGTTCTGCTTGCCCATGTAATACCAGAGCGGCATCATCACGGTTAAGAAAATGCACCAGACGAGAGCCACAGTGAGCCATGTCTTCTCGAGGCGACCTAACGGCTTCCACCAATTTTGTTCAGGCGCTAACATGATTTCAATTCTCCTTTTGTGATGTTCGGCTAGGGCGCCGGGGGAATGCTCAACAGGTTCGAAATTCCCCACACATTGTAGATCAATGTGCTGATGAGCAAAGACAGCAGGAACAACAACCAGATATTATCGAATATCTTCTGACCCAGCGATACGGGTTCGTGCTCTTGCTTTTCCTTCTTGGACATGGCATTCTCCTTTAGTAGTTGTTCAACTTCCAAAGCCTAAA from Candidatus Defluviilinea gracilis carries:
- a CDS encoding cbb3-type cytochrome c oxidase subunit I; translation: MATLAPTFPWAKDSKDDYRTCPVLTLKVDMHAERLIIANAVMAVVTLTLGGIAALLIALTRWQAIHLLDATWFYRLLTLHGIDMLIAWMVFFEMAGLHFGSTVLLNARHAAPKAAWLGFILMTVGGLMANFVVLFDAKNTVAYTAYLPLKASPLFYLSYILFAVGALIAVITFFINIVVAKREKRFEGSLPLVAFGFMTAAILATYTLLQGAAAVVPAFLWSLGVLPSFDPGIYRNFFWGFGHPAQQVNLAAMISIWYSLAQITVGIRPVNEKFSRLAFVLYLFFINLGSAHHLLVDPGLSFSWKAVNTSYAMYLAVLGSMMHAFSIPAALEVALRAKGFRKGLFGWLRNAPWGEPGFAALVVSMVMFGWIGGVTGVVIGTEQINLLVHNTMRLPGHFHATVVSGTTTAFMGFTYYVIPLIFRKELKLKKWAVWQPYVFGFGMLLVSLGMIVSGLQGVSRRNWDITFAGVVPGTIELSLAIFGIGAIIAVIGGIMYVAIVLTSILTGPRLEASKLLLVSGDNNPVLESTKLTEHDMESKQNQPKGSFVLVIAFLVWFAVYYLTNWWLLGRTWFIR
- a CDS encoding cytochrome C oxidase subunit II, with the translated sequence MLAPEQNWWKPLGRLEKTWLTVALVWCIFLTVMMPLWYYMGKQNVPAETYRTTPQQYAATVNEFVAQYQVGEENSVPVVAPPPGSDVYIRASAWQWYPILQLEKGKEYRLHISSMDYAHGFSLQPVNINLEVLPGYDYVATITPTSSGEFTIVCNEYCYLGHHTMVGKIIVK